GCGTATTGTCGCCGCTGTTCACGCACGCACAGAAAGGGACACCCCAGAAACGAGAAACCCCGATGGGCTGAACCCACCGGGGCTGACGGCGGGCGTAATGCACTTGCCGTCGGATTTGGCGGAGAGAGTTTGATGTCTCCCCAGCCTGGAAGCAACAGATTGCTCCCTTTGGAGCCGGCAGACGGTCAGACCGTGTTGCCAGCTGATGCCAGTCGCAATGACAGGCAAGCACAGGTTACCCCGGTTCGGCCATTGCTTCAAGGGTTTCGCCCAGGTGCGACCATGTGGATTTTCAATCACGCAACCACGGCCCATTCACCCGCCTCGAACGACCCACCCCGAGAACGAAAGGTATCAATTGCCCGACAAACGGTCAAAAGTGGCACACGGGACTGGAAGCCCGATCCACGCTGGTGGTGTCGCTAGGGATGTCTGTGCATCACAGTCCATCACATCTTCTTAATACACAAAAGTCATAATAAATAACATCTTAAACATTGACTTGACATGTACAACTCCATAACATCCGTCGGCTTTGCCCATCCAGGGTAAACCCGACCCGCTGCCGAACCCGGCTAAGTCGATCGCCAGGCCCATGAGGTCCTGCCGTCGATGGCGACCCAATCCAGTCGACCGGACCCACCCGTCAGGGCGACACAGAAAGGAGCGACAACATGACAGCGCAACAACAACAAACAAGGAGCACCAAAGGTGCCAAGGCGGCCCTCATGGCCGCACTGGGCGATGTGTCCCGCGGCTTTTTCGACATCACCCACAATGGCCTGGCGCTGCTGGGCACCCTGCTGGCCGTCGGACTGATCACGCTGGCCGCGCGCAGCGATCTGCGAACCAGCGCCGAACAACAGCTGCTCGGCTGGTTGCTGGAGCGCCAAGTAGCAACGACCGAAACCGCAGACGCGGCCGTGTTCAACCCCGAGCCCAGCGCCATCGAGCGCGTCACCGCCGTCCAGCCGACCGACCTCCCAAAACAGCAGGCCAATGTGGCCTTCTGGTTGAGCCGCAAATACCGTGTGGCGCCCGAACCCCTGAGCGTGCTGGTGGCGGAGGCCTTTGACGTCGGCCAGAAAGCCCGGGTAGATCCCACGCTGATCCTCGCGGTCATGGCCATCGAGTCGCGTTTCAACCCGTTTGCACAGAGCCCCGTGGGTGCACAAGGCCTGATGCAGGTGCTGACCCGGGTCCACACCGACAAATACGAGGATTTCGGCGGGCGACTGGCGGCCTTCGACCCGGTGTCGAACCTTCGTGTGGGCGCCAAAGTGCTGCAGGACTGCATCAAGCAGGCAGGCTCGATCGAGGGCGGCCTGCGGCTTTACGTGGGCGCAGTCTCATCCGATGGCGGTGACTACATCAACAAGGTCATGGCGGAACACCTGCGCATCCAGAGCGTGGCCCTGGGCAAACCCATGCCACGCTATTTCCCGCAAATCCAACGCACCCAGGTGATCGCACCCGCGACCGTCGAGCCCACACCCGAGCCAGACTCTGCGACCGACTTCGAAGCGGAAGCGCCTGCGGCCCCCGTCGTCCCACCCGAGACGCCTCTGGCGAACTCGTGATCGAGCCGCACACGCAAACCCCACGGGCGTCCGATCTCTCCATTTGACAGCCATGGCCCGCGCAAGCCTCGGCTAAACTAACCGGGTACGCGACTGGCGATAGGCGCACCAACCGAAGGACGAACTCCTTCTGACTGGCTGCGTTGACGTGGCCCCCCGGCGCTGAAAGCGATCAGCGGCCGGGACAACCACTGGGAAGCGTGCCGCCCGGCCCGACCGGGTGTTCAGCCGTTCGCCTGGGCAGCCCCTGCCGATGTGGTCCACATCGCGCCGGGATCCACGTTACCCAAGACTGCCACCATGTACGACCGCAACATCCTCATCGAGCAAACCGATCCCGAACTGTTTGCCGCCATCCAGGCCGAAAACGCGCGCCAGGAACACCACATCGAGCTGATCGCCAGCGAAAACTACGCTTCACCCGCGGTCATGGCCGCCCAGGGCACCCAGCTCACCAACAAATACGCCGAAGGCTATCCGGGCCGCCGCTACTACGGTGGCTGCGAGTACGTGGACGTGGCCGAACAGCTGGCCATTGACCGTGTGAAACAGATCTTCGGCGCCGACGCCGCCAACGTGCAACCGCATTGCGGCGCCTCGGCCAACGAGGCCGTGTTCCTCGCCTTCCTCAAGCCGGGCGACACCATCATGGGCATGAGCCTGGCCGAAGGTGGTCACCTCACCCACGGCATGGCGCTCAACATGAGCGGCAAGTGGTTCAACGTGGTCAGCTACGGCCTGAACGACAAGGAAGAAATCGACTACGACGCCATGGAGCGCAAGGCCCACGAGACCAAGCCCAAGCTCATCATTGCCGGCGCCTCGGCCTACAGCCTGCGCATTGATTTCGAACGCTTCGCCAAAGTGGCGAAAGACGTCGGCGCCATCTTCATGGTGGACATGGCCCACTACGCCGGACTGATTGCGGCTGGCGTGTACCCCAACCCAGTGCCTTTTGCCGACGTGGTGACCTCCACCACCCACAAGAGCCTGCGCGGCCCGCGCGGCGGCATCATCCTGATGAAGGCCGAGCACGAAAAAGCCATCAACAGCGCCATCTTCCCAGGACTGCAGGGTGGCCCGTTGATGCACGTGATCGCGGCCAAGGCCGTGGCTTTCAAGGAAGCACTGGCGCCGGAGTTCAAGGCCTATCAGCAACAGGTGGTGAAGAACGCCCAGATCGTGGCCGAGACCCTGACCCAGCGTGGGCTGCGCATCGTGAGCGGCCGCACCGAGAGCCACGTGATGCTGGTGGACCTGCGCGCCAAGGGCATCACCGGCAAGGAAGCCGAGGCCGTGCTGGGCAGCGCCCACATGACGATCAACAAGAACGCCATCCCCAACGACCCAGAAAAGCCGATGGTCACCAGCGGCGTGCGCATCGGCACCCCGGCCATGACCACCCGAGGCTTCAAGGACGAAGAGGCCCGGCTGACCGCCAACCTGATCGCCGACGTGCTGGACAACCCGCGCGACCCAGCCAACATCGAGGCCGTGCGCGCCAAGGTCAACGCGCTGACGGCCCGGTTCCCGGTCTATAAATAAGCCATGCTCCTGCCTGCGCCGCCGCGCGGGACGCGATCCGTCATCGGTAGCGCATCTCGCCAGTGGGCGGCCAGGCAGCAACCCTCTGTATATTGGTGTACCCATGAAATGCCCCTTCTGCGGTCACCTGGAGACCCAGGTCGTTGAGACCCGGATCTCCGAAGACGCCGACTTCATCCGCCGCCGCCGCCAATGTGGCCACTGCGAAAAGCGCTTCACCACCTATGAGCGCCCGGAAGTCAGCTTTCCAGCCGTGGTGAAAAAAGACGGTCGGCGCGTCGACTACGTGCCCGCCAAGCTCAGGGCGTCCTTCGCGCTGGCGCTGCGCAAACGCCCGGTCAGCACCGAGCAGGTCGACGCCGCCATCGAGCGCATCGAAGAAAAGCTGCTCAACCTGGGCGTCCGCGAAGTTCCCGCCACCCGCCTGGGTGAAATGGTGATGCGCGAACTCAAGAAGCTCGACAAAGTCGCCTACATACGCTTCGCGAGCGTGTACCGCAGCTTCGACGATGTGAACGAGTTCATGGACGCCGTGAGAGAAACCACCTCACGCAGCAGTGGCTGAAGCACCAAGGGCATCAACCCCGTTTCCGTACAGCCGGACAGACGCTCCGTCCATCGTTCTTCGTACATCCGGGCCAAACCCGACTGTTACGCTATGAAAACATAGCAGGCCAGAGGTTACTCTGACCTTGTTACCAGTTGCTGTTTGTTTCGGAGATCGATTGGACAAGTCCACATACCCATTGAGCAAACCGACTCGACACCGTTCGGGCGGCTTTACGCTCATCGAGCTGATGGTGACGCTCGCCGTGGCAGCGATCCTTCTGGGTATCGCCGTACCCAGCTTCCAGGGCATGATGGAAAAAAATCGGGTCGCTGCGCAATCCAACGAGTTGCTGGGTGGGCTGCAAACCGCGCGCAGCGAGGCCATTCGCAAGAACGCAACGCACCGGTTCTGCAGTGCGAGCACTGGCTGGATCGTTCGCACGCCCTCTTCAGCCACGGCCATCCGCGAAGGCACCCTGCAAGGCAGCACCACGGTGGGCACCTTCTGCGCAGACTACCGGGCCGACGGCCTGCCTTACAGCTGCACCTGCGACACGGCCACCGTCGGTACCACCTTGATCACCGGTGGCCAGATCACCATCACGTCAGGCGCACAAACCCGCAACATCCGGATTCGCACGGGATCGATCCATGTCGAATAAACACAGACAACCTGCCCGTCCGGCGCGTGCCGGCCGTTCTTCCCAACGAGGCTTCGGCCTCATCGAAGTGCTCGTGGCCGTGCTCGTGCTGGCCATCGGCCTGCTGGGCATTGCAGGCCTGCAAAGCAGTACGCTGAAGAACAACCAGAGCGCATTCGAGCGCAGCCAGGCCGTGACCTTGAGCTACCTGATGCTGGACGCGATGCGCGCCAACGTGAATGCCGCGCGTACCGGGCAATACAACATCAGCAGAACATGCAGCGTCAGCGCCAGCACCACACTGATTACCAGCGACCAACGTCTCTGGATGCAGGCGCTGAAGCAGACCCTGGGAGATCGTGACACCACCTGCGGACAAATCACCTGCCAGGGTGAGCGATGCACCGTCCGCATCTTCTGGGACGACACGCGGGCTATCAGCGGCGACTCCAATCAGATGGTCGAGACGATCAGTGTGCTGTGAGAACAACCATGACCCAGCGTCCCAGAATTTCCAGACCCCGCCCCTCCCGCAGACAGATTCGCGGCTTCGGTATTGTTGAGCTCATGGTGGCCATTGCGCTGGGGTTGTTCCTGGTGGGTGGCGTCATCGGCGTGTTCGTCACCAATCAGCAGGCTTATCGCACCACCGAGCAGCTCTCCCGCATGCAGGAAAGCGGACGCACCGCCGTGGAACTGATGGCGCGGCAAGTGCGCGAAGCCGGCGGAAGTCCGTGTGGTCGGGGTGTGCCCACCGCGGATGTGATAAACCCTGATTCCGGTGGCAGCGCCTTCTGGTGGGCCAATTGGACCGATGGCATCCGGGGCTATGACAACAGTACGGCAGCCAACGGCATCACCATCGGAACCGGTGCGGGTCAACGGGTCGATGGCACCGATGCGGTCTTCCTGGTGTTTGGCAACCTGAACACCGGCGTGCGGATCAACGGGCACGTTCCCACTTCGGCCCAGTTTGACGTAGGCACCAACAGTCATGGCCTAGTGGATGGCGACATCGTACTGGTGTGCAACTATCGGCAGGCCGCTCTTCTGCAGGTGACCAGTGCGAGTACCTCCAATAGCACTGTGGTTCACAACACAGGTGTTGCTGGGGTGTCGCCCGGAAACTGCAGCAAGGGTTTGGGCTACCCCACCGATTGCTCGAACGTCAACGGCAATCTGTACGACTTCAGTGGCGGCTACATGGTCAAGCTGACCAGCGAGATCTGGTACATCGGATTCAATGGGCGTGGTGGGCGGTCTCTATACAGAGCACGATTGGTGAACAGCGGTGGAACAGTCAGCGCAACGCCGCTGATTGAAGAGATTGCCGAAGGTGTCACCGACATGCAACTGACCTATCTGGAAACAGACGCCACGGGTGCATTGCCGACCGACTACGCGACCGCAGCCTCCGTCACCAGTTGGCCCCGGGTCAATGCCGTTCGCGTCACGCTGACCTTACAAAGCCTGCAGAACGTGGGCACCGACGGCGCCGCCCTGCAGCGCCAGATGACGCACGTGGTCACCCTTCGCAACCGCCTGCCATGAAGCCATTGCACACTTCCCACATACCCGCACCGAGACAGGAGCGCGGCGCCGTGCTCATCATCTCGCTCATCCTGCTGGTCCTCATCACATTGATCGGCGTGGCCAGTCTGCGCAACGTGGTGCTGGAAGCGAAGATGTCCTCCAACTTCTACGACCGCAGCCTAGCCTTCCAGTCGGCTGAAGCTGGGCTGCGTGCAGGCGAAGCCGTGGCCGCGGCTCAGGCCCAGACAACCCCCAAGCACACCAGTGCCCTGGCGCTCGCCGCGCCCACCAACGCCACCGAATGCAGTTCAACCTGTTCCGGCGGCCTGTGCTCCGCGCCGGGTCTCTACTGTGAAGGCCGTTGGGCCATGAACGGTTTCTCAGGTTGGACCAACGCCACCGTCAGCCTGAATACCCAGGCCGGGTCCTCGCCGCAGTATTTCGTGGAATTCCTGGGCAACGCGTTCCCCTGCGACCCCAGCACACCGCTGGTGAATGTCACCTGCGCCCGCTACCGCATCACGGCGCGCAGCCAAGCCGGATCCGATCGGGCGGAAGTGATTCTGCAGTCCGTCTACGCCACGGAATGACACCAAAAAAGTGAAAAGAAGGAAGGTCATCATGAAGCTGTCCACGCTCGCCAACCGTGTCGCAAAGGTGGCACTGACCACCCTGGCGGCCGGCATTTATCTCAGTGCCGGTGCCGTGACATGGCCCAGCACCCCTCTGGGGTCTACCACCAATGCCACCCCCATGACCATGCTGGTCATGAGCAAGGACCACAAGCTGTTCTACGAGGCCTACAACGATGCCAGCGACGTCGATGGTGATGGCACGCTGGACATCCGGTTCAAGCCGTCGATCAACTACTACGGCTTGTTTGACTCCGGTTATTGCTACAACTACAGCAGCGACCGTTTTGAGCCGGCCGGCACCACGGACAATCTGGGCCGTTGTACCGGCTCGGCCCAATGGTCTGGCCGCTGGCTCAACTACATGACCACCAGCCGCATCGACGCCTTGCGCAAAGTGCTCTATGGTGGCCACCGGGAGGTCGACACCACCAGCGACACCGTGCTGCGCCGCGCCTACATTCCGCAAGATTCGCACAGCTGGGGCAAGGAGTACCACAGCGAAACGACCGATGGTTACAAGATCAGCGACTACACCCCGTTCAACGAGCCCAATGGCACCAACCGTCGGCATTTTTTCGGCAGCCTGACCAGTACCGATGGAGTCAACTGCAGCACGTTGAGCGATTGCAGTGATACACGTCAGCCGCTGCTGCGCGTACGGACGAGTGTTAGCGGCGACCACCGGATCTGGGAATGGGCCTCCAAGGAGCGCCCGGTGCTGGGCAGCACGCTGTCCACAGGCAACTTCCCGAACAACACCGATGGCGAAGTCAACTACCGTGTCCGGGTTCAGGTCTGTACCGTCAACTTCCACAATGGCTGCAAGCAGTACACCAACGGTGGCACCCCCGTTTACAAACCGGTGGGGCTGCTGCACGACTACGGCGAAAACGAGAGCATGTACTTCGGCTTGCTGTCGGGCAGCTACGACAAGCCCATGAGTGGCGGACGGCTGCGCAAAGCAGTGTCCTCTTTTGCCGAAGAAGTCAACGGCACCACCGGGCAGTTCAACGCCAGTGCCCCCATCGTCAACACCCTCAACAAGCTGCGCATACGGGACTTCAACAACACACGAAGCGACAACGCCTATCGCGCGGGCTGGGTCACGACACGATCGATGACCGATGGCGAATTTGCCGACTGGGGCAATCCGGTGGGTGAATTGTTGTACGAAGCCACTCGCTACTTTTCCGGTAAAGGTGTCGCCACCACCGCCTACGCGGATGGCACTACGATTGATGGAGAGGCAGGTCTAAGCTCTGCAACTTGGGATGACCCGTATGCGTCCAACAGCGCTGCCAGTGCATCTTCCTGCGCGCGAGCCAATTTCCTGACCATCTCGGACGTCAACCCGTCATTCGACTCGGACCAGATCCCTGGCGTCTACAGCGAGTTTGGTACGTTCACGGGTGACCTGACTGGACTGAACGTCGAAACCATCGGCGACACCATCACCTCGCTGGAGTCCAACATCACCGGCCTGCGGTTCATCGGCCAGTCCGATACCGTTTATGACACGGCACCAACACCCAAGACCGTGACATCGCTGGGGCGGGTCCGCGGCTTGGCACCCGAAGAACCCACCAAGCGAGGCAGCTACTACAGCGCGTCGGTGGCCCGCTACGCCAAGACCACCGATTTGCGCACCACGTTGACGGGCAACCAGACTGTTGACACCTATGTGGTGGCGTTGAGCTCTCCCCTGCCCAAGATCGCGGTCAAGACATCCAGCGGGCGGACCATCACCATCGTTCCGTTCGCCAAGTCGGTGAGTGGTGGCGGCATTTCGAACACCAAGGGGCAGTTCCAGCCCACCAACCAGATTGTCGACTTCTATGTGGAGAAGATCGCCAATTCGGGGACCAGCGATGCCGACAGCAGCGTGAACGATGGCCGCTATTACGCCGAGTTCCAGATCAACTTCGAGGACGTGGAGCAAGGCGCCGACCATGACATGGACGCCATCTCGAAGTATGTCGTCAAGGAAAATGCATCGGGCCAGGTCGAGGTGACGGTCACACCCACCTACCAGGCCGGTGGCATTCAGCAGAACATGGGCTACATCGTGTCGGGCTCCACGCAGGATGGGGTCTACCTGGTGGCCCGGGATGAAACCTCAAGCCCCATGTATTTCCTGAACGTCCCCGCGGGACGGACGCCCGGCTACTGTGATGGGACATTGACGGCGGCCCAGCAGACCGAGTGCCAGAACATCCCATCCATCGGGCAGACCGTATCCACATACACGTTCACGACCAGCACCAGCCCTTCCGCCACCCTGCTCAAGGACCCGTTGTGGTACGCCGCCAAATACGGCGGTTATGTGGACCTCAACAAGAGTGGGGGCCTGGACCAAGATTCGGAATGGGACAAGGACAATGATGGCGTACCGGATACCTACTTCTTCGTGCAGAACCCGTTGAAACTCAAAGACTCCCTCAAGAAGGCGTTCGAGAACATCATCGAGAGAAGTGGCAGTGGTGGCAACGTGGTGGCCAACAGCACGTCCCTGTCGACCGAAACCTTTGTCTACCAAGGCATCTTCAACAGTGAAAAGTGGTCTGGCGATCTGCGGGCCTATCAAGCCACTGCCGACGGCGTCGCTGACACTCCGGCATGGCTTGCATCGGAACATGTCCCTGCACATGGCGCTCGCCGCATCTACTACGGATCCCTGAGCAGCGGCAGTCTGGTGGGCAGAGCGTTCGAGTGGTCTATCTTGTCAACGGGTGAGCAAGCCCTGTTTGACAACTCCTCGAACATCCTGAACTACCTCCGTGGCGACCGCACCCAGGAAGCGAGCAACACCCTGCGCCCCCGCAACCCGGACTCGGTGCTGGGTGACATCGCTCACTCGTCACCCTTCTACGTGAAGGACGTGAACACGGTCTTCATCGGTGCCAACGATGGCATGCTGCATGCCTTCGACGCGCAGGCAGGTGGCGAGCTTTTTGCCTACATCCCTAGCGCCGGTATGGCTCGGTTGAAAAACATTTCTAGCCTCAGCTATAACACCAGCCACGAGTTCTTTGTCGACGGCGACATCACCGTCTCGAACAGGAGCCAGACAGCTGGTGTGAATTACCTGGTCGGGGCCCTGGGCCGTGGCGGCAAGGGTCTGTTCGGCCTGAACGTGACCGACCCGGCCACCTTTGATGGGGACGATGTGCTGTGGGAGTATTTCTCCCCCACAGACCCAGACCTGGGCTATATGCTGGGTCGTCCGATCATTGCCCAGTTGCAGAACGGTACTTGGGCGGTGATCGTCGGCAACGGCTACAACAGCACCGACCAGAAGGCCGTGCTGTATGTGTTCAACTTGGCCACCGGTGCCCTGATCCGCAAGATCGATACCGGCGTGGCGGGAGACAATGGTCTGGCCACTCCGGGCCTGATTCTGGACAATACAGGCAAGGTCACCACCGCTTACGCGGGCGACCTCAAGGGCAATGTGTGGAAGTTCAACCTGAGCAGCAGTACCGCGACGGATTGGTCGGTGGCTTTCAGTGGAGCTCCCCTGTTCACGGCCACAAGCGCCGACGGGGACCCACAACCGATCACGGCGCCCATCACAACGCACCAAAAGTTGGTAGCGGAATACGCCGGTGACCCGCATTTGAACCAGTGGTACATCCATTTCGGTACCGGCAGTGACTTCCGGGTTTCGGACCCCAGCAACATCGACAAGCAGTCCTGGTATGGATTGATTGACGAAGGGGCGCCGATCGCGCGCTCCGATCTGCTGCTGACTCCGGGTTTTCAAATAACCTCGGGCTCGATTGGCGGCAGAGCAGCCCGCTCCTTCAAAGCGATTGACCCGGATGACATGCAACTCAAAAAAGGCTGGGTCATTGACCTGCCCGCCGTAGGTGAACGAATGGTCACGGCCTCTCGGGTTTATCAGCTGGCGGAGCCCACCCTGCTCGCCAGCTCCGTGATCCCGGTGGATGACGTTTGCAAGCCGGGTGGTACCGGTTACCTGAATGCGGTCAATCCTTACACCGGTGGCCGACTGACCCAACCCCTCTTCGACTTTGACGACGATGGGAGTTTCACCGACGACACATTCTCTGACGGCACCTATGGAGGCTCCATCGACCTGGGTATTGGCAAGCCCGGCGAACCCATCTTGATAGGCGACCGCCTGGTGGTGGGTGGCTCCGACGCCAAGTTGGGGGATGTTCGCGTCAACCTCGGTGGTGGTGGGTCATCGTTCCGTGGTCGCATTTCCTGGCGGGAGATTGTTCGATGAGCACTTGGCAAAAGTCGATCAGCCGCATGGCTGGCAAACGCATGAACAACACCTCCAGAATGCAGGGTTTCACCCTGATCGAGGTGATGATCGTGGTGGCGGTGGTTGCCATTCTTGCGGCGGTGGCCTACCCGAGCTACCAGCAATCGGTCGCCAAGACGCGCCGCGCTGCCGCGCAGGGATGCCTGGTGGAAATGGCCCAGTTCATGGAGCGCTTCTACACGACCAACATGCGCTATGACCAGACAGCGGCCGCTACGCCGGTGGCCGTGGCGCTGCCAAACCCGGCCTGCCGAGCGGACATGACCAACTTCTATACGTTCAGTTTCACATCGGGTCAACCGACGCAGTCGACTTACACGGTACAGGCGGCCCCCCAAGGAAGCCAGGCAACGGTCGATGCTGGATGTGGCACATTGACCCTGACACAGGCCGGCACCAAAGGCAGGACCGGCACGGCCGCATTGGGAGATTGCTGGCGGTGAGTTGCCGGACGCAGTCCTGAGAAGATCACGGGCACCACAGGCGTGCCCGTTTTTTTGCCGCATTCATGGGGATCAGGTCATGCAATCCCCATTTCGCCGCTCTTCGCGCACACGCCCTGCGGCGTTCATGATCAGCGCCGTCACGCCCCGTGTGGCAGGGACGCACACCCGCAGAGTACCCGCCAGAAATCCACCACCCGTTTGGATCGGGCGCCCGTCGGGGTCGAAGAGGATGTAGCGATTCATGCTGCCGTTGCCAGCAATGCTGGTCTGTGCGTCACCTTCATGCTCGGCCAGGATGCTTTCACCGGCGTCCCATTGGCCATTTGGCTGGCTGTCGAGATAAACCCGCCACCCACCAGACCATCCCTGCCCCCGAGGCGATAGCGTCACCGATCGCCCTCGTGAAATGGCAGCGCTGCGAGCCAGCGCCAGATGGGCGCTTAGCTGACTGGCCACCGCCCAGCGCCGCTGGGCATTGGACAGTTCCTGCCAGGATGGCAAAGCCAGGGTCGCCAGAATGGCGACCACCGACAGGACGACGAGCAACTCCAGCGCAGTCACCCCACGGGCTGCGTTCAGCTTCATGATTTCCCTCCCTTAACCACCAGGGAGAGCCGGCCCGAGCTGACCTATGATGGCGTGTCTCTGAGGACACCATGACACCATCGACCCCATCCCTGTCCGGAGTCTATTCGAGCACACCCGACCCTGAGAACCCCCATTCGGAGGACTCTTTGCAGGCGAGCCCGGTGCATGCGGCATTGGAAGCCAGCGCCAGGATCCGCACCCTCTGCCCGCCCAATCCGGCCGTGGGATGCACCCTGATTACCAGCAGCGGACACCGGGTGACGGGCAGCACGCAGGCGGTGGGCGGCCCGCACGCCGAGATCATGGCGCTGCGTGCGGCCGCTGAACAAGGCCTCAGTGTTCGCGGCGCCACGGCCTACGTGACGCTGGAACCCTGCTCCCACCACGGCCGCACACCCCCCTGCTGCGATGCGCTGATCGCGGCTGGC
This Hydrogenophaga taeniospiralis DNA region includes the following protein-coding sequences:
- a CDS encoding GspH/FimT family protein, translating into MKLNAARGVTALELLVVLSVVAILATLALPSWQELSNAQRRWAVASQLSAHLALARSAAISRGRSVTLSPRGQGWSGGWRVYLDSQPNGQWDAGESILAEHEGDAQTSIAGNGSMNRYILFDPDGRPIQTGGGFLAGTLRVCVPATRGVTALIMNAAGRVREERRNGDCMT
- a CDS encoding type IV pilin protein, which translates into the protein MSTWQKSISRMAGKRMNNTSRMQGFTLIEVMIVVAVVAILAAVAYPSYQQSVAKTRRAAAQGCLVEMAQFMERFYTTNMRYDQTAAATPVAVALPNPACRADMTNFYTFSFTSGQPTQSTYTVQAAPQGSQATVDAGCGTLTLTQAGTKGRTGTAALGDCWR